The Etheostoma cragini isolate CJK2018 chromosome 22, CSU_Ecrag_1.0, whole genome shotgun sequence genome segment CTCTCGAGCATCTGACGACCTTCTGTGTCTGTTCAACAGTTGCAGACACTCCtactccacctcctcctccgcctccagATGACCTGCCCATGTTTGACGACTCTCCTCCACCTCCGCCACCTCCTCCAGTTGATTACGAGGAGGAGGATGCTGCCGTCGTGCAGTACAGCGACCCCTACGCTGATGGAGATCCCCAGTGGGCCCCCAAGAGCTACGTCGAGAAAGGTTTGATCAAAAATCGAGCACAACCAGTTTAGTCTTACGCTGCAAACTTACTACCAGTGGTGGAAATGTACTTGAGTACAAATTTAACTTGTACTTTACgtaagttttttcttttcatgcccctttttacttctactctgctacatttcagagggaaatattgtactttttactccacaacaGTCACCTGCAGCTtttgttactagttactttacaaagtaagatttttgcacacacaacacagcagtAGCAGTTTATAAAATGATGTTGTgctataaattaaactacccaaaaaTATGCAGTTCTTCATGctcagctgaaatgattagccgattaaacacttagttgattaagagaactgttttgattgtttctagtttctaaaatgtgaggattttactgcattgagtacttttactagTAAGTCttcctgatgatacttgcatacttttacttaattagcattttcattgcaggacttttacttgtaacagagtatgtTTACAGGGGTGTATTAGTACAAACCCCAATTCCTATGAAGTTGGGCAATACAAGTTGAGGAATGCTAAAAAATATTAGGGTAATTGGTCATGATTGGGTATAAAAGGAGCAtcccaacattttttatttgtattttgggtttaCATGACAAACAGTTGAATTCCtgagtaaaaataataaattttgGTGCAGAGTTTTGAAATTCATGTTACATTTTCCACAACGTCCCAACATCAGGCAAATTGGGGTTtgtacttttaattaagtaaagcGTCTGAATTTTGTTGTAGTTTGACCACTGCTCACTACTAATCTGAACCCACGTCTCCTTTCCTGTTTCTCAGTGGTCGCCATTTACGACTACAGCGCTGATAAAGAGGACGAGTTGAGTTTCATGGAGGGGTCAATCATTTACGTCATCAAGAAGAACGACGACGGCTGGTTCGAGGGCGTCTCCAACGGCGTCACTGGACTGTTCCCTGGCAACTACGTGGAGTCCATCATGCACTACGCCGACTGAAGGGACCTCGCAGTAACAGTAAAGTCTATTTATTCAGTCGTATCATAATCCAGTGAGAGACCGACCGCCGCAATCTTGACTTCTGAGACGCATACACGTGACTGTATGATCTCCTTTTGATATGACAGAATGTCCTTTCCCTTACTGATTGCAAATAAAATGGAAAGTGATAtctatttagtttattttggtGTTATATGGGCGGGTGGGGGACATTTAtggaatatgtaaaaaaaaaaaaaaaaaatgtttctaaagAGTTGGACTGCACATGCTCACGCTGGTTGAACTCAAAGGCAATGGTCCCACAGCTGAAGGATTCACGACATCATGCCTGGACAAAAGCGATTTGCGATTCCGAACCGAATCCCATGTGAACAAGAGTATTTGGTTTAATGGAACAAATTAAACTTTACCATGTCATGTAAACACCTTCAGTTGAAGTGTTTGTACTTTCCATTGTATATAATGTGAGCCGCAGCCACTTGGGGTTCTGTAATGTGAATTCAGTGAATGTCGATTGTATGATACTTTTGACTAGTGGCGCCCTCCATACGGCtcattcttaaaaaataagatGGCCTGTCAATAATTTACAAATTTAATTACTGCGTATGGTATCTTAAAGATGAACAATTACTCCTAAAAAATCAGTCTTGGCGTTAAAGCATGCAAACTTTTAAGAGATCTAATGTAATATTACGTTTGCCATTATGCTTCCATTATGTTGTTAATGTATtcacctttttaatttttatgacACTGTTGAAATCACTGAACTTTTTAGATTTGAAGTAAATTTCAGGCTTCTCTATGGTCTCTCAATGCCGATTTGCATTTCAATCATAAAAATGAATGACGCAAGATAACACATTCCATTTAGCATTTTCAGATTATGTCACGGCACGGTTATTCATTTAATACTGATCCACATCAAATCTCTAGGATCCATTGGTAGCTGGCAATAATGAACTGTGCTTCAGATAGACAGCAGATAGTGTGCAGCGATAATTAGGCTGGATTTGTCGTGCCTGACACTGCCATGCGACAATTTTGATGTAATGTAGACCAATAAACAACTCTGATACCTCCTCGGCCTTCTCAAAGCAAAGATGACCTGCTCTGGGTTCAAGGAGCATGTTGAATGCTCTGAACATGAAATCTTCTAGGCTGCAAAGGTGTTTATATTTTGACTCAAAGTAAAATCAGCCAATCAATATCAGCTGTCACTCAGGTCTAGGAATCATCTtgacattgtattttttctgttgGACCTTAGACGTACCATCTAACATGAACTACTTTTTGACTGTTTATCATTTAGGATTTTGCAACCTACGCCTTCATATTTTACCAGTTTGCTTTAGAAATttccaataataaaaaaaaaaaatgtctggcTTAATTTCATGGGTAGAAACATTGAAATCCTTCTGTCTGCCCTTCATttgtatatataatatgttaatTGAAAAAGTAATGTACAGTCTTTTATAATAAACAATTCTATGTACAACATACATGTGTGGTCACTTCAAAATGGATTGAAGGCTTGGCTATTATAAACCAAAGCACAATTGTAGGTTTATTGTCATACATATGTCACTGAAGATGTTAAGGCCTTAGTTGTTACAGGACACTTTGcattaaataacatttcacaAGTCAAAGACATGATTATTTGGCCTATGAGGTGTGGACGGATCTTGGTCAACGATAACGGATCTAAACCAACGCACCAATGACATTTTTCTTCCATTGCGTTTGTAATGGCACCGACTTGCGATCATGCTGCCACAGCCCAACCCCACCACGTTACAAACTGTCAGTCAAAGTTGGCTTGTGTCAAGCATTGAGAGGATGTTGCGGTTACAGTACTGAATGAAGTTGAATTGGATTGCCATTGTCAGCGTCACCCAATCACTGAAGTTTATAACATTTCCGTTTCCAATCATCGCTGTTGGTACCATTCAGGAAATCTGATTCAAAGGATTAGCACTAAAAACcaagtgtatttatatatatatatatggtataCTTTTTAGCACAGAGAGAGACCCCTTTATGCTGGTTTGATTACTTGGTAGTAATCTAGTGTTCATTTAGAGTTGGCGTTAAAACCAGCACCAGAGGTCCTTCCGAACCCAATTCCCATCTCGTCTCTCGTAGTTTCTGTCCGACCCTGGTATGTGCAAACGCAGGCGGCAGGGTGAGTTCATTTCCACAGGTAGCTGCCTGAAGTGAAGCCCAGCACTGGTGGTTCACTTGTCTCTGGTAAGCACCATCTCAGTAAGACTGATGAGGGCGTCTCTCTCTGCCGACGGCCTGAGCCTGCTGATCTGCCTCACGGCCTCCTGGCCGTAGCGCTTGGCCAAGTATTCGGTCTGTTGCACGCCATCGCTCTAAAACAGAACAAGAAGATGGGGGTGTTCcgttgttttagttttcaccaTTTATGTTCTGTAACAACCTTTTTTAACAGTCTACGGTATCAGCAAAAGCTCCTTCTCTTAAACAACAGTTGGCCGCATTCCCCGGATTGCATTTTGTGAATATCATCCACTTGAGTAGCGAACACCAAGTTGTACAACAAGCTCTCAAAAAGCActgtacaaattaaaaaaaaaaaactgaaagtacaCGTAGCTTAGGTTTTGGTCACACAATTACTTAATATATATCAGaaaccttattttttttagatagtGGTTTCCTGTATAAGACATTGTTATTGTACATCAGGGTagtacaataaaaatgtcttataCAGGAAACAAATAGTGTTGTTAAGGTAGAAATGTGTATATGTAAGCATTTAAAATCTTTCAATGTCTTACATTTAATGGATTTACCCTGCTAATTTTAAGTTGTGTTCAGTTTATTCTTGGTCTTTACCTGAAAGACAAACTGCCAGGCTTGTTCTATGTCTCCTTTTAAGCTGAAACGCCTCATGATCATTGAATGGAGCTCAGGAAactgaagagacagaaagaaattaaGGTAAAGACTGCCAGTAGACAGtgatgcgcgtgtgtgtgtgtgtgtgttggagtaaCTTAGTATACAGTAGATGTACAGTTTCTATAATCAACTATAAAATCCTGATGTTGATCTCACTTGTCGACAAGCAAACAGGACCGGTCCAGTGGCCAAGCCCAGTTTGAGATCTGCAGCCGAGGGCTTCCCCAGGTGGTTGGTTCCTGAGGTGAAGTCCAAGACGTCGTCCACCAGCTACGAGACGGAAACATTTCATAGACACAAGTTTCATTTTACACATCATTATGTTCAATGGTAACTAGGTAAGCCACTTGGCATGGAGGGCTTAAAACAATTTAAGCAAAAACTATAGAATTTACCTGAAATGCAATGCCAACATTCCTACCATACTGATAGGCTATTTCATGAACTTCAGGGTCAGAATTAACCAGAACGGATACCttgaatgaaagagaaaagacagtCAACACTGACAAACGTGAAGGGTAgaaaccaagtttttttttttttctcggaTATTTGTGGGGACAGAATGTACGTACTGCTTTACAACTGTTTGCAATAAGACTTGCTGTCTTCTTGAAAGTTTTCTCGAGGTAGTGTTTGAATCTCTCGTTCTCGTTCTCTTTTGAACCCAGCTGCATAAATTCACCTGGACGCACAGACATGGATTAGGGAGTTTGTTAACGGACCTATTAGCAGATGAGGGGTTCTGACAGTTTGAACAACTTTTGTTACAAGTTACAGCTTTCGTCAtgcttcaaaaacaacaacaacacgcATGCTAAGCATTGTGTATCTGTGGACTGGTGCAGAAACTAAACATATTTTAGATGCCTAAAGAAAAATCTAAGTGTTAGCTGTTCTATACATGTATGCTCTCTTCTAAGCCACCAGACtcatttgacaaaaagtcatttttacCTTGCAGAAAacaggagttgctggtctaccgCTGCCTCCATCGATTAGTTTGTTTGTATTGTCGTGTCACTTcggtgttttaaaaatagttagATACTAACAAACCATCTAACCGATTGAGGCAGCGGTACACCAGCATATTGCATGTTCTGCTTGGTAAAAGGAGTCTGTTGGCTTTAAAAAGCCATCACAGCTTTAGGTCCCTGTTGGAAAGGGCTGTCTGAGGGCAAGGAGAAGCGGGGAAAGTATTCTTAATACAGTGTGCATCTAAACGTTAGGTGGCTAAACATGTtgcacagcagtacattgcttagcttgTGTTGCATTCCaactgcctgcttctccaaccTTGGAGCGTGCTGACCACCAGCTACGGAACTACCGGTAACCCTTTAAGCAACTTCTGCTACAAGTTACAGCTTCCAATGTGCTTAAAAATGCTTCGTCCAGGTTTAGCTACAACTTTTATTAAGACGATTACTGAGTGACATGGAAAGATGCACGGTTGCTGTACCTCGTACCAGATCCTCAATCACCTGGGCGAACACTTTTACCACTGTGTTGTTACCAATACGAGCCATGGCCATGGAGGCAACTGAGAGGATGAAGTCTCCAGCCAAGATGGCCTGGAGGGGAGAAAACAAATGATATCCATAAAAAACCAATGATAATGTAGAAGTAGAAAATATGAAGTGAGGAGACAAGGAAAGGTTTTTgagtctttacttttttttcaccccACACTTCATTGATGGTACTCTTTCCTCTTCGTTTGTCTGATCCGTCTATTACGTCGTCATGCACCAGGCTGGCAGTGTGGATCATTTCTGTGATCATAGCTACGTGCCTCTGCCCTGGGATCAAATCTCTACAAGGACAGGAAAAGGACAGATAGCAGAAAGTgagatgaaataaaatgcttGATTATGCTTCATATACTAAAACATTCTTGCAGGGTGTGGTGGTGCACCTCCCCTCTACAATGTATCATAGGTCACGCTGGGTTAGCAGTAGCAGtaaaagggacattttttgttgttgtgttgatcCAATTTTACCCAGATCTGTTGCTGTGGATGTTGAGAGCCCGGGCCATCAGGACAACTATCAACGGTCGGATGGCCTTGCCCTTTCCATCAAAGTAGTAGTCACATAGAGACTTCAGCTCTTCTTTGGACACAAAGAGCTCCTGTGAGGCAGAGTAATACAAATCCACGTCTTTTATTTCCATCACAATCAACTAAAGTTCCAGATAAACGTTATGTTAAAACAGctattttgtgtatatttgtttctgtatttattgtttatttcatatgtttaatgtgtttgtttgtttatgtatgcccCAACCACCAAGACAAATTGTGAGTACTTTCTTGGCTCTAAAccaatttagatttttagaattttttttttaattcagattgGGTGGCTCACTCATTGTCTCTTACTGAACTGTCAATGCAGCTGCAAGGGTCCAATCCAAGCCTCAAATCCTCCTGTCTCTATATACTAACTACACTAATGTTTGCTCTAAATCCCCATTATTGTATGTGCAGAGACACATAGCAAGTAAACTCTCTGTATTGAAAACGTACCTTTCTGATGTCATCATATAAATTAGTTAAATCTTTCTGTGCTAATGTAAAGGGGTCCTTCAGCTTTGCATCACTGTGTACAGTCTTTCTGCAACAGTGAGGCTGTGGTGTGGGATTCAGCAACCGTGACTTGTGTctagagagaaagacaaacaatacACAGTAACAGTGAAATACAGAAAGGTACAAAGTAATGACAAGGTGGAAAATTCTATTGAAAATGGCCTATAACTTGATCACAACATactgtttgtgttgattctattTACAAAGCCTATTTTGATGTTTAATATGTAAGGGTGATAACAACCTTAGAATACTAATAAGGAATAATATTGGCTTATATGTATTAGTAATTTATTTGGATAGCCATTAGCTGTTACCGTGGCAACCACTACTCTCCGTGGAgttcattgcaaaaaaaacaatttcatcgGTATAATGTAAATCTTGCATTGCTTGATGTTTTATCAAAATTGCTAAAGTATAGCATGCTAAAACTGCCTGGTGGCGTAAGGTGACTCTTAttgtaatgtgtaaaaatgCAGTAAATAGTTTGTACAGTGCAAAAAAACTCACCTGGTGAGAGATGTGGTAAAGTTAGCTTTGGCGTGTATCTGTGTTGGTAGTGGTGATGGTGTCCCCTGTAATAACATAGGACATAATACCAAAAGACTTTAGACCATATGTTGGTTTTATTAGGCTACTTTTAAGCCAACAGAGTCAGCATTTCTTCCCAAGAATTGTTTTCCTGTCAATTTGGAGAAGTCTTTAAACAATAGAcgctcattttttaaaattgaatcacaaaaagaaatgaggagatgggatggggggggggggtggtcttTGACTCTTTTTAGCcttttgtaactgttttattaTGGTAAATACAGTCAGCTCTATTTGCAAAGTATGTGAGTAGGCCTACACATATAagaactctgttttttttgtattctcaaTGTACCTACACACTGTTCCAAGTTCTAACATGAAGATAGAaatagacaaagaaaaatacaagCACCAACAAGCCGAACAAAGAGCTAAACATGGCCAAATGTACAAAACAAGTAATGAAAAataggtgtgtgtatataaaaagCAACAATGACCAACAATACAATGTCATGTGTTCTATAGATAGTAAAAAATGGGAGCAACGAACGTTTTTCAATGACTAACGAATGAATGAAAGATTAAATCAAAATGAACAGGACcttaacaaaacatttgttaGACTCAAGGCAGGCAGCTGGCCAAGTACAGGAAAGTGATCGGAGTAACTAATCTGTAATATCAGGGGCAGGTCTTGACCTTTATTTGTGTTGAGTGATTTCTGAATGAGCCAACAACCCCAGCAACAAGTCGGTGGGTCAGCATTACATTACGAAATACTGACAAAACGCGAGACACTTTCGCGAAAGACTAAAGGCAGTTACATTACCAGGAAGACATACAGATAGTAAAGGAATAAACCCGTCAACGAACATTACTACCACTCAGTGGATGGCTGACAAGTTGCCAGTGACCTTCCCGGGTTTGACAgcacacaattatttttttcttagatAACGACGGCATGTCCCGCCCTActtctgctctgattggcttaccctgacATTCTTACCTTTAGGTTTACAAAACTCACCAATCCAACCAACAAGGACAACGAGTGCTAACCAATCAGAGAGAGATTAGGGTGTGTCAAGCGTTTCCATGCTTTCGCCATCCTAGGAACCAATATGTAGTCCGGCGTCCCGCTAATTGTCAGTCGCAAACTCACCTCGTACCCCAGCCCTGAGCTCCAGGTTCTCTGCCCCAGAGAGGACGCAGCCCTGACATTACAATGCCACAAGGTTTCAAACAAACTCGTGCTCGTACAGTTTGCACTCCACCTTCTGCACTGCCTCAACCACGGGCACGCCATGTTCTCAACCGGTGTGGCTTTGGCACAGGATATATTTCAGCGGAACCGGAAGTTAATAACCTTGTTACGCACATAGACTGGTTACgcatggtgttaacgttagccaTATATGGTAGACAGAGTTCATATAATCATTCAGGAATTCCTCGGAAATTACTTTGTTATCAGGGAGGCAGTTGTAGATTTAAACACCggtttgtctttttaaactgAAGATAGGAAATTGTTTTCTTACGCATCCGGGGAAACGTGTCTTGTGTACCATTTGGGACTGCTAGCTGGGTTGCTAACAGCTAACGTTTGATAGATGTAATGTAGTAGTAGTTGCTAAATATTGCTGGTGTTTTCGAAACagtttatttatctattttcttGGCTGTAATGCCGAATAAACCTAGCTTTTTATTCAAcactgctgttaaaaaaaattctccGTTGTGTTTTGAttagtttttgctttaaaactGAATAACAAATTTCCTGAATTTAAGATCCCATTATTGTCATTTAAGATAACATCAAGCAGGCCTACTTAATTTATACTCAATTTGAGGTGCTTGTACTATGCGTGGTAATGCCACCTTAAACTCCACTACAAGTCAGAGTGAAAAGGCTGTACTTGTTAGTCCACGACAGGTTCAGTTAGGCTATTTATCTTTTCTAGGTTCAGATTTGACATACCACACAAACGATATAAACATGAAATATGAGGCAGCTGTATagattaattattattactgcaATACTACTGTACTAGTAGTTTTAGGGAAGTACAGGATCAAAGTACTTCTTCCCCCATTGTGTGCACCAGCTGGAATTGATAGTAGGCTACCCATTTCCAAATCTACAACCATATCAGTGCTTCCAGCCTGGTTGCTGTGTCTGTGACATGCGGAGCCCCTTCAAACTGTTAGTTTTTGCTCTGGTAGTAGCATCCAGCTTCACATATGTACATGTTCTGGAGTCCTGCCAAAGTACTCACCATGACTGCAATAGTGATAGTCCCGTCAATAAGGGATCAAAGAGCAAGCTCTCCCATCACACTGTTAAATCCAGGTGGAACATGAGTGTTTCAAACCTTATACAGGACCTGGATCAGTTCAGAGTGTCTTGCAAGAAGCTAATAGGTAAAATGTGATTTGTGTATCTTTGAGTTTAGTAAAAAGAGTGTTCACAGTAATAATGTCGCAATTCCATCCTTACGGTCCTCTGCAGAAGCATTCCCGATTGATGAGGTTCACGGCAACTTTGCTCGCTCTGTAAAGCACTG includes the following:
- the pdss1 gene encoding decaprenyl-diphosphate synthase subunit 1 isoform X2 yields the protein MSGLRPLWGREPGAQGWGTRHKSRLLNPTPQPHCCRKTVHSDAKLKDPFTLAQKDLTNLYDDIRKELFVSKEELKSLCDYYFDGKGKAIRPLIVVLMARALNIHSNRSGDLIPGQRHVAMITEMIHTASLVHDDVIDGSDKRRGKSTINEVWGEKKAILAGDFILSVASMAMARIGNNTVVKVFAQVIEDLVRGEFMQLGSKENENERFKHYLEKTFKKTASLIANSCKAVSVLVNSDPEVHEIAYQYGRNVGIAFQLVDDVLDFTSGTNHLGKPSAADLKLGLATGPVLFACRQFPELHSMIMRRFSLKGDIEQAWQFVFQSDGVQQTEYLAKRYGQEAVRQISRLRPSAERDALISLTEMVLTRDK
- the pdss1 gene encoding decaprenyl-diphosphate synthase subunit 1 isoform X1, encoding MACPWLRQCRRWSANCTSTSLFETLWHCNVRAASSLGQRTWSSGLGYEGTPSPLPTQIHAKANFTTSLTRHKSRLLNPTPQPHCCRKTVHSDAKLKDPFTLAQKDLTNLYDDIRKELFVSKEELKSLCDYYFDGKGKAIRPLIVVLMARALNIHSNRSGDLIPGQRHVAMITEMIHTASLVHDDVIDGSDKRRGKSTINEVWGEKKAILAGDFILSVASMAMARIGNNTVVKVFAQVIEDLVRGEFMQLGSKENENERFKHYLEKTFKKTASLIANSCKAVSVLVNSDPEVHEIAYQYGRNVGIAFQLVDDVLDFTSGTNHLGKPSAADLKLGLATGPVLFACRQFPELHSMIMRRFSLKGDIEQAWQFVFQSDGVQQTEYLAKRYGQEAVRQISRLRPSAERDALISLTEMVLTRDK